In one window of Nesterenkonia sandarakina DNA:
- a CDS encoding LysE family transporter — MVDVAVLPAFIAVILLFLIPPGPDMAFMVAVGLERGRRAAVTAILGIGTGMSLYAAGAVAGIGQLAQAHPLLFDLVKLLGAGYLIWLGIGTLRSARRATTDHDVSVTARPYVRGLLISLTNPKIILFFVAVLPQFLGEAQNTGLQLAMLGAVNVMMEVVLYGAIGLLAGTFNARFASSGKGRAVLSYMAGAVYLVLAGVAVADVVSAGFFP; from the coding sequence GTGGTTGATGTCGCAGTCCTGCCGGCGTTTATCGCCGTCATCTTGCTGTTCTTAATCCCTCCGGGGCCCGATATGGCTTTCATGGTGGCCGTGGGTCTCGAGCGAGGTCGACGGGCTGCCGTCACGGCGATCCTCGGCATCGGGACCGGGATGAGTCTCTACGCCGCGGGAGCCGTCGCTGGGATAGGACAACTAGCCCAAGCGCACCCGTTGCTCTTCGACCTGGTGAAGCTACTCGGCGCCGGTTACCTGATCTGGTTGGGAATCGGAACTCTTCGTAGCGCCCGTCGGGCCACAACTGATCATGACGTCAGCGTCACGGCACGGCCCTACGTGCGGGGTCTGTTGATCAGCCTCACGAACCCGAAGATCATCCTCTTCTTCGTCGCTGTGCTGCCCCAGTTCCTAGGAGAGGCCCAGAACACAGGGCTCCAGCTAGCGATGTTGGGAGCGGTCAACGTCATGATGGAAGTCGTCCTGTACGGCGCTATTGGATTGCTGGCCGGGACCTTCAACGCACGCTTCGCGAGCTCTGGAAAGGGAAGAGCGGTGCTGAGCTATATGGCCGGTGCCGTATACCTAGTGCTTGCTGGTGTTGCCGTTGCTGACGTTGTGAGCGCAGGGTTCTTTCCATGA